Part of the Tepiditoga spiralis genome, GGAATAAAAGATTATATGGATAATAATAATTATGATTTAAAACATCCGTATATAATAGTTCCAAATTATGCAATTTCATCATTAAAAGTCAAAAAAATAGAAGAAAGAGATAAAAGAATAGCTTTTTTAGGAAAAGTACCAAGAGATTTAGATGAAGAAAAAGAAATATTAAAAAGATTGAATAATTTAGGATATGAAATAGCATTAATAGGTATTGACGAAATAAAAGATAAAGCTTTATCTTTTATAAAACCTATGGGATTTTTGCCTTATGAAAAAATGCTGGAAGAAACATCAAAATGCATGTTTACATTTTTATCATTTGGTATAGTACAACCAGTAAATCATATATACTGCATGCCAAATAAATATTTTGATTCAATAGGAGCAGGAGTTCCAATAATTTTAGCTGATAAATTTATTACTATGCAAAATATGACAAAAAAATACAAAAACGGAATAATAATAAACATAAATAATCCAGATGAATCAATAGAAAAAATAAAAAAATTAAGTACAAAAGAAAACTACAATGAACTATTGAAAAATATAGAAAAATATCAAAATGAATTTATTTGGAATCAAAAACAAAAACAAAAATTAATAGATTTTATAAAAAAATAACAACTCTTTGAGTATAGGTAGCATAAGTAGAATGTAATTTGGTAGCATGTAAAATTTTGTGTAAATAAAAAAAACAAAACCATCCTTTACAAATAATTATATTTTAAATATTATTAAATTTTAAGATATCTAAATAAATATTATAAATTTTATTAGATAGAATATTCCAATCAAAATTTAAGGATCTTTCTAAAATTTTATTAATTTTTATTTCATTTAAATTTATATTTAAAATTTCTTTAGAAAAATCATAAATTAGAGAATTTGTTTAATGTAATTGATAGAACTATGTATTCTTTTTCTATTATAAAATGATTCTATGTATTCAAATATTTTTATTTTTGCTTTTTCAAAGTTTTTATAGTTATATATATATAAATATATATATTTCTTCTTTTTTGATTATTAAATGAAATGATTCTATTTTTGTATTGTTATATTGTGTTCCTAAATCACTATGGAATATTATTCTTTGTGTTTTGCGTAAAAATTTATTTTGGTCAAAAAAAGAAAAATAAATGTTGATGAAGAATTGTAATTTTTAGTAAAATTGCAAACGAAAAAATTTCTTTTTGAGAAAATTATGGTTTTTGGTTTTTATCTTTTAAAATCAAAATCAAAAACAAACATCCCTCCGACAAACCCTCGTCCCCTCAAGGGGACATTTATAAATATGTTCTTTATCTCTCCTACACTTCATCGGTCCTTCTATGGAACATTTGTAAAGAAAATTCATCATAATTCTGATTCGTTAGTTTTTTCAAAGGAATACTTTTAGTTATTATTAAGCAATAAATCAACAATTTTTTTACCTGCATCGGCATTTCCATATACATTCTTTGGATAGACTTCTTTGAAGTTTAAAAATGTTTTTTCATATAAATTATTTTCATTTGCCAAAACATTCCATTTTACTTCTATTAATTCTCTCCATCCAGTGTCTGGCATTACTACAATTGCTCTTTTTTTTGCAAAGTATGCTTCTTTTTGCAGTCCTCCTGAATCTGTTATTACTTTCCAAGAATTTTTTACAAGACCCATTAAATTTAAATAATCAATTGGTTCAATTACTACAACTTCTTTTAAATATTTTTTTAGTTTAAATTCTTTTATTCTTGCTTTTGTTCTTGGATGAATAGTGAATACTATCTTTTTTTCTTCACTTATTTTTTCTACTTGTTTTAAGATTTTTTCTAATTTTTCTTTTTTATCTACATTAAAATCTCTGTGCATTGTCATTAATATATACTCATCTTTTTTTAAATTCAATTCATTGAATTTATCATATTTAAAGTCTTTTTCCATCATTTTGTACAAGTCATACATAACATCTCCTACAAAGTGTACTCCATTTTTTATATTTTCTTTTTTTAAGTTTTCTACACTTTGTTTTGATGCACAAAAAAGCATATTTGATATTCTATCTGTAAGAACTCTATTTATTTCTTCTGGCATATCTTTTGGTTCTTGTCTTATTCCAGCTTCTACATGAACTACAGGGATTTTCATTTTACTTGCTACTATTGCTCCTGCAAGTGTAGTATTTGTATCTCCATAAACTAATATCATATCTGGCTTTTCTTTTTCAACTATTTTTTCAAACTCTATCATTATTTTCCCTGTCATTTCTCCATGTTTTCCAGATCCTATATTCATATTGTAGTCTGGTTGAGTTATTCCAAGTGTTTGAAAAAATATATCAGACATATTTTTATCATAGTGTTGTCCTGAATGTACTATGATTTCTTGTATGTTTGTTTTTTTTATTTCTTTGTTTATTATTGCTTCTTTTATAAATTGTGGCCTTGCTCCTATTAAGCTTATTATTTTCATTTTTTTACCTCTTCATAAAAATTTTTTATAATAATTCCATTGACCAATATCAGTCATTTTATTATTACTCTTATAAACAGATATCTTCATTTCTTCTTCAAAGTTTTTATAGATATATATATTTCTTCTTTTTTGATTATTAAACGAAGTGATTTTGTTTTTGTATTGTCATGCAGTATTCCTTTTTTACTGTATTTAGTCCTTTATCCATTTTTTAACATAAATATTCTATTATTTTATTTTTGTACATATCTATTACACTCGCCAAATACATACTCCTTGAAAATTTTAATATTTTACATATCATTTTTATTGAGTAATATTTTTTATATTTTTCTATGAATTTTACTATTTCACTTGTTGTTTTCGTACAAATATGGCTGTAACTTTTTTAATATTTCATTTTTTCATATTTTTTTTACTAAATGTACTTTCTGATACAGGTTTTATTTCTTTTATCCCATTGTATATTGTTATTGCACTTATGTCATATTCGTTGCTTAATCCATACACTTTTTTCCAATTTTATGTAATTTTACTATTTGTTCTTTAAATTCATCACTATATCTTTTTCCATTTCTACTCATTTGGGTCACCTTCTTTATATTTTTATTATACTATTTTTTGTTAACTTTTTGGTGCCCACTTTTTTTGGTTAGATCCAATCCATTTATTATCATTTAAGTAATTTTTTATTTAATTTTATTGTAATAAAAATATACATAAAGAAATAAAAACATCCTTCGATTATGGAAAACAAAAGATTTGGATTAAAGAACAATCTCACTATAAAAAAACTAACTGTGCTTATCCCTAAAAAAATTAGAGGTATTGTATAATTAATTTTATTAATTAAAATATATTTTAATTTAAAAATTCTAGATTTATAGGCTAAATAAAATAGAAGTATAAAATTAGACAATGTTGTGGTAAAAGCTGCGGCATAATAACCGAATTTTGGAATGAAAATAAAGTTTAAAATTATATTAATAATAGTAGCAAAAATATAACCTCTTAGTACATACTTTATGTTAGTAAACTTTAATTTTACTTCAAAAAAAGTATTTATTCCCATAAAAAATGTACCAAATACTACAAATGGAATTATAGTATAACCAATTCTGAATTTTTCTCCCAGCAATATAAAAGCAACTTCTTTTGAATATAACGAGACAAATAAGACTATTGGAAAAATAAATAAAATATACTTTGGAATTAGATTTTCATAATGTTTATCAATGTTTTTTATATCATTTTCTAACTTGTCATATATAAAAGGATTAAAAGTATTAAAAAATACTCCTATTAATAAGAATACACTTCTATTGCTTATATTATAAACTCTATCGTATATACCAAGTTCTGATAAATCTCTAAATATTTTTAATATATATCTGTCTCCACTTGATAACAAATATTGGGTTATTATAGTTAAACCACTTGCAATTCCAAATAAAAACATTTCTTTTAGTATTTTCTTCTCATTCAATAGAATTTTAAATGGTTTTATTTCAGTTGTATTTTTTCCTATGTATAATAAAAAGGTTAAAAAGAATGGAAAATTTGATAATATTTGTGAAAAATAAAAAGCTTCTATTCTCCAAGAAAACTTAAAAGTCAATAATAACATAATAACGAAATTTATATATGCAACACTTGAACTAAAGAAAACATATTTAAAAGCTTTACCTTCTAATCTTAATATAATTAAATAATATCCAACAAAACCACCAGTTAATAAAGCTATATTTTTCAATAGTAATAAAATCATATATTCATTTAAAGAAGGTATTAAATAAGTTATTAAAAATCCAGAAATTATTAGAATAAAACAATTTATAAAGAATATTGATATTATTATATTTAATAGTTTTGATAATTCATTTTTATTTTTAAATTTATTATAATATCTCCACAAACAGCTTGATATCCAAGATATAAAAAAAACATTTATATAACTATAAGTTATATTTATTAATCCTAAAATACCATATTCATCAGGCGTAAAATATCTTGTAAAAATAGGAGAAGATAAAAAACCTATAAACATAGGAAATAATGAACCAATAAAATATGTCATTATATCTTTTACATTTTTTTTCACTTTATTCCTCCTAAAATTTATAAGATAAATAACAATCTTTTTCATTTAATAAAAGTTTAGTTTTACAATATTTTTTAGAATCTTTTTTTATTCTGGTTAAAAGTTTAATACCTTCACTATTATTTAAAATTATGGGTGAAAATATATACTCTTTTTTAGATAATATTGGATAAATTTTTATTTCAGAAATTTTATTTTTATTTAATTCAATAGTTGAAACTAAATTATTTCCCCAATTTTTTGAGTTATATCCAAAAATAAAATTACCTAAAGAATAAATTATAGGTTTATTATTATATATTTCAAATCCTTTTGGTACATGAGAATGACCACCTATTAATACATCAGCCCCATAATCTATAATTTTTCTAGCTATTTTTTGTTCTTCTTTATGAATTAAAGTTTTATTTTCTAATACAAAATGCAAATACACAAAAACATAATCTGAGATTTTTTTAGCTCTATTTATATCTTTTTTTATTAATTTTGAATATAAAGGTAAAATACCAGAATTATTTTCCCTTGCTAAACCATAAAAATTCCTATTACAATGATCGGTATAAGCTAAAAAAGTTATTTTTATACCTTTTTTTTCAATTGTTTTTAAAGTTCTAGCATTGGATAAATTCCATCCACCACCAATATATCTGATATTATTATTTTCTAAATTTTTTAAAGTTTCTTCAAATCCTATTTCTCCATTGTCAAACATATGATTGTTTGCAATTGAAACTAAACTAATATCTAAATCTTTTATATAATTCAAATATTTTATCTCACTATTAAAATCTCCAACATGTCTACCTTTATTTGAAATGGGGGTTTCTAAATTGAAAAAAGAGATATCTGCTTCTTTAAAAAATTGTTTCATATGTTCAAAAGGATTAATGTCTCTTATTTGTATATTAGTATTATACAAAATCTGTTCATTAGAATATTCTTTTAATTTTATATCTTTAAACATATAATTGTAATATAATTTATAATTTATATTGAGTTTATTTAAAATTTTAGATAAAAAAATTTTAAATAATTTTTCTTCTTTTTCTCTTATCATAAAATTTTTTGCTTCACCTTTTAATAAAGAAAAAGAAACATCTCCAGCTAAATTAATTTTCATATTATAACTCCTTTATATAATTCATAAAAGCTTCTAAACTCATTAAAACGGATAGATCATATAAATAAAATTTTCTTTTTTGATTAAACAAATTTTCTAATAAATAATTTTTATTAATAATATTCTCATTATTAATAATATTTTTAGTTTTGCCATAAATTAATTTTTTATTCTTTTTTATTAAATTAAAAGGATAAGTGTTATATTGAGATTTTAAGTTATATTTATTGGCAAAGCCATTACAAATAAATCTTTTTTTATTATAAAATTTAGAATTAAAAATATAATTATTATTTTTATCTAATTTTATATTGCCTCTTTGATCTACTAAAATTTTAGATAAATCTTTTAATTCATCAATAAATAAATACTTATACATGGAATTAATATAAACCATTTGATTTTTGAATAATTTTTTATTTAAACTAAACATTAATTCAAAAAATTCATTTTCATAATTAGGGTATAAGGGAATTGAATGTAGAGAATAAAAATTATAGTTTCTAGTGGCATAATTCCTTTCTCTATTCAATATAGACCACTTAACGTATTCAGAAGCTAAATCATTATTTTTATCCAATTGTTCATATATTCTATCAAATAATTTTTTATTTAAAGCATCATTAAATTCTATTTTAGTATATTTTTCTATATCTTCATTAGATAAAATAGTAGAAGTAGATTTTATTAAATAGTTAGTTAATTTTTCAAAAGAGTTTAATTTTTCTAATTCATCTTTATATAATAATCCCAATATAAAA contains:
- the wecB gene encoding non-hydrolyzing UDP-N-acetylglucosamine 2-epimerase: MKIISLIGARPQFIKEAIINKEIKKTNIQEIIVHSGQHYDKNMSDIFFQTLGITQPDYNMNIGSGKHGEMTGKIMIEFEKIVEKEKPDMILVYGDTNTTLAGAIVASKMKIPVVHVEAGIRQEPKDMPEEINRVLTDRISNMLFCASKQSVENLKKENIKNGVHFVGDVMYDLYKMMEKDFKYDKFNELNLKKDEYILMTMHRDFNVDKKEKLEKILKQVEKISEEKKIVFTIHPRTKARIKEFKLKKYLKEVVVIEPIDYLNLMGLVKNSWKVITDSGGLQKEAYFAKKRAIVVMPDTGWRELIEVKWNVLANENNLYEKTFLNFKEVYPKNVYGNADAGKKIVDLLLNNN
- a CDS encoding CapA family protein, with translation MKINLAGDVSFSLLKGEAKNFMIREKEEKLFKIFLSKILNKLNINYKLYYNYMFKDIKLKEYSNEQILYNTNIQIRDINPFEHMKQFFKEADISFFNLETPISNKGRHVGDFNSEIKYLNYIKDLDISLVSIANNHMFDNGEIGFEETLKNLENNNIRYIGGGWNLSNARTLKTIEKKGIKITFLAYTDHCNRNFYGLARENNSGILPLYSKLIKKDINRAKKISDYVFVYLHFVLENKTLIHKEEQKIARKIIDYGADVLIGGHSHVPKGFEIYNNKPIIYSLGNFIFGYNSKNWGNNLVSTIELNKNKISEIKIYPILSKKEYIFSPIILNNSEGIKLLTRIKKDSKKYCKTKLLLNEKDCYLSYKF
- a CDS encoding glycosyl transferase family 1, translating into MKDILIIGYMHPKYDKRTYRTVSTLSQEYKIYYQYWTNDEKEIEYEENNIVYIPVYYKKNIQAHPFIKLKNRKNIDLKIIEIMKRKKYDTIYFHHFLARFPVKSFKIAKKQCNQIVYDLHEYHPENFLSAMKGIKRKMKISIMTKIFKKQLNIVDKVIYVSQGIKDYMDNNNYDLKHPYIIVPNYAISSLKVKKIEERDKRIAFLGKVPRDLDEEKEILKRLNNLGYEIALIGIDEIKDKALSFIKPMGFLPYEKMLEETSKCMFTFLSFGIVQPVNHIYCMPNKYFDSIGAGVPIILADKFITMQNMTKKYKNGIIININNPDESIEKIKKLSTKENYNELLKNIEKYQNEFIWNQKQKQKLIDFIKK
- a CDS encoding lipopolysaccharide biosynthesis protein; translated protein: MKKNVKDIMTYFIGSLFPMFIGFLSSPIFTRYFTPDEYGILGLINITYSYINVFFISWISSCLWRYYNKFKNKNELSKLLNIIISIFFINCFILIISGFLITYLIPSLNEYMILLLLKNIALLTGGFVGYYLIILRLEGKAFKYVFFSSSVAYINFVIMLLLTFKFSWRIEAFYFSQILSNFPFFLTFLLYIGKNTTEIKPFKILLNEKKILKEMFLFGIASGLTIITQYLLSSGDRYILKIFRDLSELGIYDRVYNISNRSVFLLIGVFFNTFNPFIYDKLENDIKNIDKHYENLIPKYILFIFPIVLFVSLYSKEVAFILLGEKFRIGYTIIPFVVFGTFFMGINTFFEVKLKFTNIKYVLRGYIFATIINIILNFIFIPKFGYYAAAFTTTLSNFILLFYLAYKSRIFKLKYILINKINYTIPLIFLGISTVSFFIVRLFFNPNLLFSIIEGCFYFFMYIFITIKLNKKLLK